The following coding sequences lie in one Drosophila sulfurigaster albostrigata strain 15112-1811.04 chromosome 2R, ASM2355843v2, whole genome shotgun sequence genomic window:
- the LOC133838751 gene encoding prolyl 4-hydroxylase subunit alpha-1 yields the protein MFEQSFSIVSILLLCSSLCISAVNGEFYSSADKMMELENLEKELVIATRNFLTDQEKQLDEYRSFVARVKREHEVVEQQGDDYWELPLNTFRLTRRLVEDWEKLHAQLEDNPITNTYQVVVDFVAKELGFPELDDLRGIARGFVRLQKTYNISASDFAAGTEFSTGTFFLWRDCYEIGVHLYDQADYKAALEWLILAYDMLEEADIEEVKKFNLDVLEYLALTYIELGEKQMAVDILADAVPEDSSLPALHTLKYLEKRTEKCPDQEEEMDWRANYTILCQGKHLPRNEPEDKTLRCYRDSKRHPFFRLAPLNVEEAHRNPDIHVYHGVLSDVQIEEIYVAAEDKTKVRSTLHGNRVSDIRVSQQVWLNYDTPIMEWLKRLTGAISGLDMHYDELMQVADYGIGGQYTPHFDYMSSLSGEFEIMGNRIATVMYYLSDVEQGGYTVFPKLNVFLQPIKGSMVMWHNQLRSLENDERTFHAGCPVLEGFKRISNIWVHSTRQEFLRPCTLNKK from the exons atGTTCGAACAAAGTTTTAGCATAGTCAGTATTCTATTGCTCTGCAGCAGTCTCTGCATAAGTGCTGTCAATGGCGAGTTTTATTCGTCCGCTGATAAAATGATGGAACTGGAGAATTTGGAGAAGGAGCTGGTGATTGCCACGCGTAACTTCTTGACAGACCAGGAGAAGCAGCTCGACGAGTATCGCAG tTTCGTGGCACGTGTGAAGCGTGAGCATGAAGTGGTCGAGCAGCAGGGCGACGATTACTGGGAGCTGCCGTTGAATACATTTCGCTTGACCAGACGTCTGGTCGAGGACTGGGAAAAGTTGCACGCACAGCTGGAGGACAATCCGATAACGAACA CTTACCAGGTGGTAGTGGATTTCGTCGCCAAAGAGCTTGGCTTTCCAGAACTCGACGATCTGCGTGGCATTGCCAGAGGTTTTGTGCGGCTGCAGAAAACCTACAACATTTCAGCTTCTGATTTTGCTGCTGGCACTGAATTCTCTACAGGCACATTTTTCCTGTGGCGTGATTGCTATGAAATTGGTGTCCATCTGTACGATCAGGCGGATTATAAAGCGGCACTGGAGTGGTTAATCTTGGCATACGATATGCTCGAAGAGGCGGACATCGAAGAGGTGAAGAAGTTTAATCTTGATGTGCTCGAGTACTTGGCCTTGACGTACATTGAGCTGGGCGAAAAACAAATGGCAGTTGACATTTTGGCAGATGCTGTGCCGGAGGATTCCTCACTGCCTGCCCTACATACACTCAAGTACTTGGAGAAGAGAACTGAAAAATGTCCGGatcaagaagaagaaatgGATTGGAGGGCCAACTATACGATACTATGTCAGGGCAAGCATCTGCCGAGGAATGAGCCAGAGGATAAAACTCTGCGTTGCTATCGCGACTCAAAGCGTCATCCGTTCTTCCGACTTGCGCCATTGAATGTGGAGGAAGCGCATCGCAATCCGGATATTCATGTGTATCACGGTGTGCTGAGCGATGTGCAAATTGAGGAAATCTATGTGGCAGCCGAAGACAAGACCAAGGTGCGGTCCACGCTTCATGGCAATCGCGTGAGCGATATTCGTGTCAGTCAACAGGTTTGGCTCAACTACGACACGCCCATCATGGAATGGCTTAAGAGGTTGACTGGCGCCATCTCTGGACTCGATATGCACTACGATGAGCTAATGCAGGTGGCCGATTATGGCATTGGCGGTCAATATACACCACATTTTGACTATATGTCTTCACTGAGCGGCGAATTTGAGATCATGGGCAATCGCATTGCCACGGTTATGTATTAT CTCTCTGATGTGGAGCAAGGTGGCTATACGGTATTTCCTAAGCTCAATGTATTCCTGCAGCCCATTAAGGGATCCATGGTCATGTGGCACAATCAACTGCGATCGCTGGAAAATGATGAGCGCACTTTCCATGCTGGTTGTCCGGTGCTCGAGGGTTTCAAGCGAA tCAGCAACATTTGGGTGCATTCCACTAGACAAGAGTTCCTCAGGCCTTGCACACTTAACAAAAAATGA